AATCATCTTATTCTTTCTTCactgtttatttttcttcatttttttaatttagcaAATGACCTTGTTTCAacctcttttttccttttcttttttatcaaacGACTCacttatatatagaaataattatagaaagcatatttaattttaaaaagattttattggaATCGCAGTagtattttgtttctttcataaaaaaataaaaaataatggtaAAAGGATGTTTGCATGGAGATCTATATTCTACATATAGtttataaaacaattaaacaCACAATATATCTTTTCCTCTGATGCGAAGGTTTTCGggttatatttctcttttgttctttaaacAACATTAAAATCAACCTTCTTCTTTGTTCAAGGTTCCATTGCTAGATGAAGTCATTTTGGGAATATTATTTCAATGAACTCGCTCTAGTACCGATATATTCATTGCAACAATCATCAAACTTCTAATCCTTTAttgaaaatgttaaaaaaaacttctattgtaaaaatattatttgtagCATTAACTTCTTAATGAATAATACATCATTAGTTTGGTTATGGAAGATAGGCAACACCTAATATTTACTTTCTATAGTGTGCTAGAATggtaaaataagtaaatatttgaatatgTTCTTGGATTTCAATTACTAGTTGTAATTCAAATTGTGTTTGTTGAATCCTACATAATTTCTACGTTATTCTCCAGCTAGCTGATGACTTggaatttagttttattataattacttaggtgtaaaatatttaagagaattgtttttaattttgcaTCCTCTGTATAGATTTAAAGAGTCTCAAAAACACAATCGATTGTCGGGGACGAAATAAAATAACGTAAAAAAGTACGGGGACTAAAAAATGTGTTTTGCCAATTTGATATAGCATATGTGGATTTGGGCATGCACATAAGCCCATCCCTAAAGTTTCACAACCCAACAACACGACTATCCAGTCATTAGGGTTCGTAATTGTAGGGTTTTTGAATACGCCGCATATATAAACCtgcattttcttctttgtatAGCCTTCTAAGCAGAGCAAGGAGAGGTAAGGGGAAAGAAGTGTAGCTCCGAACTCTAAGCAATGGCTCCTAAGACAAGAACTCCGAAGGTTAACAGAAACCCAGATCTCGTGCGAGGAATTGGTAAGTACTCGAGGTCTCAGATGTACCACAAGAGAGGCTTATGGGCTATCAAAGCCAAAAACGGCGGCGTCTTCCCTAAGCACGACCCTAAACCTAAGCCAGCTGCTCCCGCTGAAAAGCCACCCAAGTTCTACCCTGCTGATGATGTTAAGAAACCTTTGCTTAACAAGCGAAAACCCAAACCTACCAAGCTCAGGTCcttattgttatttaaatgttcaattttagattttcaGTTATCATTTTCATTCAGGGTACTGTATATTTTGTTGTTGTCATTACTGTTTGTGGATCTGTATATTTAAGTGAATGCTGGAGAATAATGTGAAAAATGTGGTGAATATATAATGAGTTTTTGGTGATTTCTAGTAATTAAGTTTAAGCTAATGGTTAGTGTTCAATTCAGTATAGGATATGTAATTGTGTCCTTTGTCTGTACTATTGCAGGGCTAGTATCACTCCAGGTACTGTTTTGATCATTCTTGCTGGAAGGTTCAAGGGCAAGAGAGTCGTGTTCCTTAAGCAGCTTTCTTCTGGGTTGCTTTTGATCACTGGTGAGGATTATTTGATTTCCTATATCCTGTTGTTTCTATCAGGATTGCCTTTGATAATGTGGGAGTTGTTTTTTACATAAAAGGGGATTTTTCTCTGTGCTGTGTTTTTTGTACCCGCTAAGGTAAAACTGCTTGTAAGCCTAGTCATGCAGCTATGTGGATGGTAGCTCTTCTTTCACCTGTAGATTTATTATGTGCGCATTGAGAATCTTCTCATTTTAACCTACTTAAACTAcaatttggaaatttattagCATTTTggatcttttttttcttagcaTGTGGACTTGTGCTGGTGCAAGAACATTATGTTTTTTGCTGCATTGCAGTTGTAGGTATGCTTCATTGGTTGATTTATGTTACTGTCTGGTTGCAGGGCCATTTAAGATTAATGGGGTCCCTCTGAGGAGAGTGAACCAATCTTATGTAATTGCAACTTCTACGAAGGTTGATATCTCTGGGGTTAATGTTGACAAGTTTGATGACAAATTCTTTGCCAAGCAAGctgagaagaagaaaaagaagggagAGGGCGAGTTCTTTGAGGCCGAGAAAGATGTAGGCTAACCAACTTATCTTACATTATCTAAATGATTGATTAGATTATACTGCATAATCTGTCTTTCATGGTATTGATTGTTGTCATAATCCATATTTCAGGAAAAGAATGTTCTTccacaagaaaagaaggatGATCAAAAGACTGTGGATGCTGCATTGATTAAATCAATTGAGGCTGTTCCAGAATTGAAGGCTTATTTAGCTGCTAGATTTTCTCTCAAGGCAGGAATGAAGCCCCATGAACTTGTCTTCTAGACTGGAAAAAAGTGTTAGGATTGTGTTTCCATGACTTTTTTGAATAGTGGTTGTACTGTTTCATTTTTGGCAATAGACGGATTTATGAACTTATATGACTATGAATTGTCCAAGggatttttcctttttcccatttttgttttgtatggTTTGATAGATCTACTGATTAGTCTGATCTATATCatatatgatttatttcttttcgaATGCCTTTCTCATGAAGCTCTTGCCTGATAAATATCGCCGTGGTTTCTCTGTAGTTGATTGGTATGctgaaaaataacaatcaCCAGTTACACTGAAAAACTGAAGAAATTTCTACTAACATTTTCCTTGGTACGGATTGATTGAGTTCTGTTTTCATTTAGTTGGTTGTACGCCATATATCCTGACTGGTCTAGATAATGCCTGAGAGGCGGAAAAAACCTCTATATGGCTTTTCATCATAGGGGATGAGGTGTTGGCTTTGTTTCTTTGTCAGATCTGTTATATGAAATGAGGTGATGCTATTAACTAGTAGTTTTAGTTTGCAATGCCTTCAAAATTATCTAAGAGTTGTTGGTGCTGATGTGGTCAGTTCCAGGGATCTGAATTAGTctggattttatttttcttcatttaattGTTCTTTACTTGGGAAAGCAAGTTTATTTGTGGTTAGATACTGCATAACTGGATTGAAATAGCAGGTAACCTCAATTAGACCTCAAtatcttttcccttttctttttgagatgTTAGATCTCAGTACCCTTAATGCTTTGTCACAGTAAATTCCATTAAAGGAAATTTCATTGAACTCTAGATGTAAGAATTGTACAGGATTATACAGAGAAGAGCTAAGATATTTTATGCTGATGAGTGTTATATAAAGTCAAATGTGAATGAGATTcctaataatcttattactgCAATGTGTAGTTACTTGAAGTTTCTTCAGTCAAGAATGCTAGGTATTACACAACCTTTTTCTACATCTCCATAGGaagataaattagaaaatctCAAACAGGTCATTTATTTGAACTCCCATAAGAAACAGGTTAGAGAACTAGAAAATATGCAAACAATAAACTAACAAGTAACTTCATAATAAGCTGTCTGTTCGAGCAGGCAATCTCTTGAAGAAATTGCTGGGCACAGAAGGTAGCTTGCTTCGAAATTTCGGGTGCCGCAAATAATACAAACCAGCAACTAAAGCCACCACTCTGAATGGAGTTGCATAAAGCACCACAGCTGCACAAAGGCAGAACAGAACGAAAAGACTGGTTGCTCTGGGGTCCCTCCAGCTGAGCAAACAACCCAACCTCTCGCATTGTGTTGCCATGTCTCCAACTACTGTTTGAATCCTTCCTGCGACACTTCTAAGCCTGTCATATCTCATCCGAACTGTATCATGGGGTCTAGAAGTTGGAAACGTGTCAAATTCCTCATCAAGTTCGTCTGGGTGCACTGCTTCTGCCCAAGATAATTTTGTGTCCATATGAGGTGGGTGCCTTGGTCTGAATCTATAGTTCcataatccaataaggaacaTGTAGAGAAAGAGAGTTGGGAGTATTAACTCTGGGTACCAGATCAGTATCAGAAACAGAACATGAACTAGAACTGAAGTGACAGGATTCCTCCATTGGCAAATATCACCAAACCATCGGCTCATCGAGAACATACCAGATAGAAGTGACATGATTCTAAAGAAGTTAGCTTTGCTTCTTCTCATGCTCCACATGTGGGAATCCACATCTAGCATGTACTCGACCACTTCTTTTCTCAGTGGAGGTTCAGCTCGACCAAGCCTTACTGCTACAATACTCATAGCTTGATACCTTAAATTGTCTACTTGATTCACTGTGAATGGATGCAAGTAATGCATTTTAGGCAGCAAAGGATGCCCATACACATATATCATGTTAGCTAAAGACAGGGTGGTGAATCGAACTGCTAGTTGCAGTTCACCCATTTTCTTCACTCCAGTTGGGTGTAGAACAAGAAGTGGATAAGAATGTGTATAAATTCGAAAAGCTTCCAAGGTTGACAGGCGAATTCTCACCTTTCCGATTCGTGAGTCTCTTGCTGCATTTGGAGCATTTGGTTTCTCACCTCCTCCCAGATGGCAATTATCAAAAACTCCCAATGTTATTACTGTGCAAGGGTCGTAGACTTCCCAGGTGTATTGCTCATTCCATTTTGGACTGAAAGTGTCAAGAATTGTTCTAGTTCGAACCCACTTCTGACCATACTTAGCTACACAGTAAGCATCAGTACTCCCTCTGCCATCCTTCATCTTCATTGGAAGAAGACCTTGTGCACTCAAGATGCCCACTTCCAATATCCCAACAGGTTGTTTCCAAAGCTGCTTAGCTGTTGGCCTTTGATCACTGATGTACATTGTCGATTCATCCAGGACATGGTATCCACCTTCAAGACAAACTCTTAGGTGAATCCTGCTTGAAAATTTAAGCTCTTTCCTCCTGTCAGCTTCCAAGACACCGAACCCGAATTTCTCTAGATTGAACCAGCGAGAATGAACTGGACGGTGGTCTAGCCTTTTCTCAAAAGTAGTGAGTGGTAGGCTTATCTTTCCTAAGACATCTTCTCTTGCAGGGTGCACTCGATCCTCAACAGTGAGCAGTAGCTGCTCCTCAAAAGGCTCAGCTACAACGAACACCAAATCTTCATTCCAGAGCGGGTTAGCTGTTCGAATTGGGTTTACCTTAGTCTTGAGAATTTGATTGCCAACTTGAACTTTCACAAATACTTCTGGGATGCGGCCCCTATCATTTGGCACAATGTCTTGAGCTTCAATCACATTTACTCTTAGGTACCATAATTTTGGTGATACATAGACTTTTGATCTGATGCTGAGGACACCCTCTCCATAGACCGAGGAAGCATCTGCGTGCCATGCTTCTGGAAAGGCCTCATCTGCCTGTGTTCCCATCCAAACTGCAAGCATGACATCTCCCCTCACCTTCCCTTCACCGCGTCGATCCTCCAACCTATACCACTGAGGAGCCAGCGGGCTGTCGGGTGGAACTCTAGTTGGAATTTCATTCAAGTCAAAAACTACTCTTCCAAGATAATCATCTCTGCCAAACATTTCTTTGTCTTTGACAAAAACTTCTAACATTGATGATTGAATCCGGTCTTTTGAAAAAGCAAAGACCTGGTTCCATTCCGGGTTCATTTTCTTCTCGAAATGCTTTGATCTCCCTCTGTAGTTCCCTAGTTTTACTTCTACATAAGGATCACAACTTCCAGTGATGGAACTAGGGGGAAGATCTTTGGCCTTGACAACACGAACATATAAATAGGACATCTGCTCAACAAGGTCGTAAGTGCTTGCATATCTCTCACTGTGCATCCATCCTCTTCCCCCATATGCTCCTCCAGCAGGCCACCGCTCCCCTAACTGGGGGTTGGTGTCCTTCAAAGTGTAGTCATCTTGATCACTAGGATGGGATGGTTGATTAGCAAATTGCATTGTGTGCAGGATACCTTGAGGTTGCTTCTCCCTCAACAGACTTGGTTGCTGCAGAACTTGGTGCTTATAAATTCCGTCCTTGTTTGGCTCTTTCGCCAAAGAGCTGCCACTAGATTTAATAACTGCAACAGGAGAACTTGAATTTTCGATCACAGCAGGtacacaaatttcttttttggtctGTAATGTAATAGTTTTAGTAGTACTAACTGAAGCAACTTCACGCCTAGGAAGAGCAGCTAGTGTTTTGCAATCAAGATTGGTGTTCTCTGCAATATGAGCAGTAGCAGAAGGAATAGGAGAACTAAAAGCAGGAACTTGTGGTGGTTGTAATGGAATAGATAGTGAAGGAGGTTTTATTTCGGATTCTGGtaagatataaattttcaagCCAATATCACCCTTTACAGATGAGAAAAACCACTTCTTTTCCAATTGGAAACTTTGATAAACTTCCTCACCTTTCTTGACAATATTGGAGCAAGGAATTCTAGTTCTACCAAGAAAATTCCGGCCCGGAATAGGTCTCCTCTCGTTGTAAAGAGAGACCTCAATGAATTGGTGATGGAGGTTTTTGTTTTGGTCTAGATCAAAGACAAGTTTTTGATTCCAAATAGGGTTAAGGTTCTTAGGAACTGTTATGGTTTTGCTTAGTTGATTTTGGAAATCAACTTCTACAAATGTACTAGCAGACCCTTCACCATCTTTAGGCATAAGATCATGAGCATCTACTACTTCTACAACTAGCTTCATTCTCCTTTTTGTTTGCTGCTGTGAGAAGTTACCAAGAAGCAACTTGCTGCAAGAAATCTGAAACTCAAATTGGAAGCAAAGAAGTAATACTCACCAAGGAGAGTATAAAAGGAAGGAATAAATCTGTTAAGGTTTTGCATTGTTTTGTTTAAGAAAGGAATGCTTTCATGGAGAAGATAGCCAAAGGAGGGGCAAGCAGGAAATGGAGGGAAAGCATATGCTTTATTTAAAGAAGGAAACTAAAGCTAGGCCATTCTTTTAATTGGTAAGTGCATACCTATATGGTTATTAGAAGGAGCTTATATACATGCtctttcatttaaaattcttaCATTAGCTCTAATAAATAGTCAAAATCCTGTTATTCCTGCTGTTCTTTTATTCACTTTATGCTTCCAAGAATAAGGAATTTACACAAAAGGCCCTGTTTGATGTAGTCTGAACGTTCTGTAAGGTAATAACATGTTTTGTTATCAAGGGTATTGTGGTCATTAATTGGGAAATTAATTGCTAGAACCCTCTATGGTATATGTGAACATCCCTTTCTTCTGTGAAGAGAAATGCCTGcctgaagaaaacaaaaggaaggaaaagaaataataaattaaaagtgatTGTTAgaactaaaagaaagaaaaaaaaaaaaaaagaagaagagtaaAACCTCCAGCTCAAGTGCTAGTGACTTGAAGCAAAGAAGCTTTTACTTTACTTTAcaccttttttatttattatttcagcCTCTACCCTTGTTGGTCTTATGCTTAGATTACAGGATCATCACCTTTCCATTCTAGAGTCATTAACTAATTCAATATGAAAGGTAAGGCAGTAGCCCTTATATGTACAAAATAACCCAAATCAAtccaaaataaatagtttataaGTACATTTAAAAGGAATGTGGAATTAAATTCTGCCCGAGTGAGACCGATGGACATAATTTGAAGAGTTGTGTTAGGGgattttattctaaataagagaaaagaaaaaaaaaaaattagtaaataccATGCATTCAGTGGCTTGCATAGGCGGACACAGAATAATTCCCTAATTATACACGCattatattactattatttattacgAATATGCCtgtactatttttttttacaataatCTCCCTTGTTTATATATCAACAATAATACTGCTATgcttttctaataaataaatataataataataataataataataataattgaataatattaaacaGACCACCACTATTTTAAGGtgaatttttgttaattccacgttagaaaataaaaaatccaaactgaatataaattagagaataaattaatttgaattgaaaatcttaaaaatatcaaagcaATAATAGTAAATGAACAgaataatttcaaattgattcggtttttaataatctttttaaattcattaattataattttatatttttaattattatttattatagaaaaataccCATTTTTCTAAaccaatcaaaatatatatttttattaaaaagtaattgaataaaataaaatatcatttaaattagtgtatagtatatatatataataatgataatagttaatagaaatattcttttaaagaaaaataattgttgtTCGTCAGTTGGATTGGTGGACAGCTCGTATTCGTCAGTCCAACTGGTGGACAACTATAGTGCGGCTTTACTTTTGCCACttcaataaaattcattttaaattgataatttatttaaaaacaccctaaaattaaaatctcaccttaaaatataatatactttctagaaaaaaatttctaaaatttaaactctAACATCTACTCCTAAAGTAATATGAGCTAGTACGAGACATCAATATTAGTATTTATAGTGATAACTTTAAAtgaaaatcttttcttttaaagctttaaataaaaaccTTTTCACATACATATTTCAcactttcaaaattttatgaaacttAATGCTAAGATAGAAACAAATCTCGAAGATAATTGTGATCGATAAAGTTAGACACTTAGAGcaaaaaattatgttaaaattaagAGTAATTAATTGTTTACCTGTATATtgtacaattatttttatttttttaattataaataataatataaattaagtttatagataagaattaattaaattcttaatatctTGTTCTAAGAgataataacttaaatatttctaaatatatttctttaagaattaatattttaagattttattaatacaagaGCATAGacattattttgaatatttatttaattaatcttaatattatatgaattaatactataaatacaattgatattatcattttaaggattaaaaattattatataattagaatgctaacttattagttaatataatattaaaaatattatctaaaaatattatcttctagaattagaattattatctaattagagaattattagtaattagtattatattaaaaatataaataaaatattatcttgtaggattttaattagaaatataacatagtaattaataaattaatagaaaaattataaaatttatataaatttaagtttaatgtgtcaaaaataagtgcatatatcaaaataaaacttctATGTGGTATCAAAATAGTgacacaaataaaaaaaaattctatgtctcaaaatttaatatatatatatatatatatatagtcctAACTCTTGCCAACCTTATAtgacatataatatttttttttttaaattactccATAACCTCAAAacattaagaaataatttagcCACAATATCATATGTCATATATGGCCAAATATTGggacaaaaataaataaaatgtttaacatttttctaaagttaaataatgaatttgagttgtttaaaaagaaaaggttagcCACTTCACTGAGAATTGCACggttgaagaagaagggattAATCATTAATCATCGTCAAGGTGAAGACCTTATTAAAAGTTCTAAAAAGTtgttctataaatattatatgaggggatattatataaaagtaaattaggAGCTTATAGAGATGCAACTTTGGCTGGttgagataaaataaatatttctgcCCAAGTTCTTTTTTTGATCTAATCTAGTGATCAAAATGACTACTAATCCTGAATCCTGGACCATTTTTTAATGTGTTTGTCAAGAGAAGAAGACAAGGCAAAGTTTAGCATTGCATGTGCTAACCAATACTTTATTTAGCTTTCATATAGGTCCTCCAGCCTGAAGGTATTCACCCACTAACTCTAATTACCTAATCATAACATTAGTCTACATCACTCGGTGAGATTATagtagttttttattttattttattattataaaaaattagtaatatattattaattattagtatatgttaatttattagattaggAGAATAAGGACGGTAAAACTCAAATCTACATATTAATTCTTCACTTGTGTTTTATGCGGTATTTTTACTATTAGACTACTGTTTTGGTAGTGtatatttgaaagtttatACCTCAATtccatttttttaaagaaaataattaatatttagtcTCAtgtatttttacattttttgaGATTGAGTCATTATATTTTCATTCGGTGATATATACGAGATTAAATCCTTTTCTAATGGAGTTAGTATGCAATATATGCTATTTGGTCCCAGTATTTTTAGTCTTATTTATCAAGTCCGTggatcttaatttttaatcaataaagTCCTTCAATGTTTTGTAGCTTAACacactaaaattatttaaaattagtttaacgattagtttaataatttagaaatttgactaaattatatactttatttaaaaataaaaaagtactTTTTTCAGTTatgtgataataaaaaattttaaaaatttatttaatagtaaATATTCAAATTCCATGATAGATATGAATTACTACATATCTAATTGGTCATTATCgtctatatatttaattaatagatgTCCTAATTGGATATTTCTATAATCAATAGGTTTCTATAATCAATAGGTCTCAGGGGCATTACCGTAGTAATTCCACCACTGTTTAAactagaaagttattttggtttaggttaaaatgaatttagaaccttttttctgtagatcttcttctttctcaaattcttctgcctctgaatcatcgaggtacaaaggtctagtaaatagtgaagaaatcactattgaagatttttcaaagcatattgacgattgggaaatacccaaagtccaaaagaaacaaatttatgagttttcaaagttccctctcttcaagactgattttacaatcaagactgaagaaagagatatccaaatttcaaaaccttttgaagagatttatctcttaaatcgaaagaccctccaaaagcatatggaaaaggattataagtatatccacatAGGTCTAGTCCAGGTAGGTATtaagccccttaccagagaaggtctagatacttccatattagccgtccttagggatgctaggtttacaaatttctatgattccctgttaggtactgttgagtcgagcctcaataaaggacttatttctttcaattgttttccaaatatcacgatttctttaaacgataaaaatgttttaaagagcatcgttcttcaaatcaaaactcacaattacaaaatgcttgaaggatctattccgatagcattaattttcaaaattcattacaaagctataatttctgcctttggttccaaacacaagcttcactcaccaaaaggagaaacactGTTCCTACAAATGATCTATCCAAATCCAACGCAACTATTCCAAagaccattcaatggaaagacattacacttctgaagaatggatccttgaaggtgcaacccaacctactctccaaagcaaacagaaccaaacACAAACCTTAAACACATAGCCCAATATCCGGGATGGAAAGGTAAAGATCTCATTCAATgaaagtcaacttcctctagattttctgatgatggttcttcaacctcgaccatagatattggaagggtatccaaAATTCCTTCTGTTATCTATGCCCCTTATAAAGAACTAATTCCATCCCAAACACAACctagattttcaacatctgatattcCAAAAATACtccagaatgttgattaccaaagcaacatCCCCGGACGGTCTACATCGATTCAAAGAATGATGACGAAGATATAGAGATAACCTCTAccccatcttcaccatcaccatcagccattacccaaaaccttgaagcagagatcaacatgatttcaaaagaatttgaaattgataaaaaactcttgcatgaagatttctattcaaagaaaaaccatcttaagaaactttggttttttaagaattttttaaaagagaaagatagtattcaggaaaaatactatcaattttgcattcaaaacaaagcccaaatcaaattttttgattggtttcaaatttactgcaaagaaaatggtatcctttatccctttaaggataagtccattagtcctgtcacagtaaggaacaaagcccctgagtggaaggtaggagaaaacctaactgtccagtctgaacatcctccccttaggaagataaccattccttatggagagagtgagatagaggctacaccttacaaattggtagGCGAAGACCTAGATAGGAATGTCAAGAAcattgttcagcagaacaatttctcaaatacCTGTCTAAACACTATAGGAAAGCAACTGGTTAGAATAGAAAACCAGATTCAAAAGCCCCCTGTAGTGGTGACATCTCCAATCCCTAGTACTGGTCAACCAAAAGAGTCGAACCAGtcagaaaagcttaaaaattCAGTTTTTAAGCCTTATCAGCTTACAAAGCCGAGCCaagaccatttccaaaagcaaactgagtttgccaaagcagtcagagaacagctgagtagattagcaacctctgagtcatccaaaaatctagtgccagatactcctcaaagcagtaggaatatcagtgcaataggacaagcccaaagcgatgaATCAGATGATTCAGGGCTTGAAAGCCCCATTCCAAAACCcttcaacatcaacagattgggaatccaagcccctagattaacctggaatactcctaggagtactgctccagatctaggaattgaaaataggaacaacatcctaacccagtctagattcaatgcctcctccgtctatgaatggaatatagatggaatgtctgagtacaacatccttggtctcttgcaatgatgaccatggcagcccaatgcctacaaaacccaaagtggtacctccgATAGAGCCATTCGAGCTCCGATACTGGATTTTCCGGCCAgtcttaaaggatggtgggattatcatctcactcaagcacaaagaactccaaatcctaggtgctatccaaaccacagtgaaggaactcccattctagatgaaataggaaatccaattgaggatgcaagtgtcaactctaatcctcactatttctcttcatttcataggagacccttctcctTTCAAAGACAAAATgccga
The nucleotide sequence above comes from Ricinus communis isolate WT05 ecotype wild-type chromosome 6, ASM1957865v1, whole genome shotgun sequence. Encoded proteins:
- the LOC8261126 gene encoding 60S ribosomal protein L6; this encodes MAPKTRTPKVNRNPDLVRGIGKYSRSQMYHKRGLWAIKAKNGGVFPKHDPKPKPAAPAEKPPKFYPADDVKKPLLNKRKPKPTKLRASITPGTVLIILAGRFKGKRVVFLKQLSSGLLLITGPFKINGVPLRRVNQSYVIATSTKVDISGVNVDKFDDKFFAKQAEKKKKKGEGEFFEAEKDEKNVLPQEKKDDQKTVDAALIKSIEAVPELKAYLAARFSLKAGMKPHELVF
- the LOC8261125 gene encoding FT-interacting protein 1 codes for the protein MKLVVEVVDAHDLMPKDGEGSASTFVEVDFQNQLSKTITVPKNLNPIWNQKLVFDLDQNKNLHHQFIEVSLYNERRPIPGRNFLGRTRIPCSNIVKKGEEVYQSFQLEKKWFFSSVKGDIGLKIYILPESEIKPPSLSIPLQPPQVPAFSSPIPSATAHIAENTNLDCKTLAALPRREVASVSTTKTITLQTKKEICVPAVIENSSSPVAVIKSSGSSLAKEPNKDGIYKHQVLQQPSLLREKQPQGILHTMQFANQPSHPSDQDDYTLKDTNPQLGERWPAGGAYGGRGWMHSERYASTYDLVEQMSYLYVRVVKAKDLPPSSITGSCDPYVEVKLGNYRGRSKHFEKKMNPEWNQVFAFSKDRIQSSMLEVFVKDKEMFGRDDYLGRVVFDLNEIPTRVPPDSPLAPQWYRLEDRRGEGKVRGDVMLAVWMGTQADEAFPEAWHADASSVYGEGVLSIRSKVYVSPKLWYLRVNVIEAQDIVPNDRGRIPEVFVKVQVGNQILKTKVNPIRTANPLWNEDLVFVVAEPFEEQLLLTVEDRVHPAREDVLGKISLPLTTFEKRLDHRPVHSRWFNLEKFGFGVLEADRRKELKFSSRIHLRVCLEGGYHVLDESTMYISDQRPTAKQLWKQPVGILEVGILSAQGLLPMKMKDGRGSTDAYCVAKYGQKWVRTRTILDTFSPKWNEQYTWEVYDPCTVITLGVFDNCHLGGGEKPNAPNAARDSRIGKVRIRLSTLEAFRIYTHSYPLLVLHPTGVKKMGELQLAVRFTTLSLANMIYVYGHPLLPKMHYLHPFTVNQVDNLRYQAMSIVAVRLGRAEPPLRKEVVEYMLDVDSHMWSMRRSKANFFRIMSLLSGMFSMSRWFGDICQWRNPVTSVLVHVLFLILIWYPELILPTLFLYMFLIGLWNYRFRPRHPPHMDTKLSWAEAVHPDELDEEFDTFPTSRPHDTVRMRYDRLRSVAGRIQTVVGDMATQCERLGCLLSWRDPRATSLFVLFCLCAAVVLYATPFRVVALVAGLYYLRHPKFRSKLPSVPSNFFKRLPARTDSLL